In Desulfurellaceae bacterium, a single window of DNA contains:
- a CDS encoding HigA family addiction module antidote protein produces MATETNQYRPDYAVPPGVILEERLAAHGISHAEFARRCGRSAKLISEIIAGKAPLEPATALQFEKVLGVDAGIWLGIEKDYQLHRAREAEAEETEGVSSWARTFPLKELIKRRVIEKPASNSDAVSKLLTFFGVGSINAWCVKHERMSVAYRHSPSFASDKTALATWLRLGELEAEQQEGGDYNAARFKQALKEIRGLTRVPMASAIEKAWQLCNGTGVVLALVKPLPKTALSGAAWWPTPRKAVIELSARYKTGDHLWFSLFHEAAHLLLHSKKGIFIDWTNGKEERTDIEAQADAWASDFLVPRSHWEQFTAAGAYSESAVRQFAEEQGIAPGIIVGRLQHERRLPWRTPLNSLKVRLKWGTTA; encoded by the coding sequence ATGGCCACGGAGACCAATCAGTACCGACCCGACTACGCCGTCCCACCGGGCGTAATCTTAGAGGAACGCCTTGCGGCGCACGGCATCTCCCACGCCGAGTTCGCCCGGCGCTGCGGTCGTTCCGCAAAGCTCATCAGCGAGATCATTGCAGGCAAGGCTCCGCTTGAGCCGGCGACTGCGCTGCAATTCGAGAAAGTCCTGGGCGTCGATGCGGGCATCTGGCTCGGCATTGAAAAAGATTATCAGCTGCACCGGGCACGCGAGGCTGAGGCGGAAGAGACAGAAGGAGTGAGCTCGTGGGCGCGGACATTTCCTCTGAAGGAGCTGATAAAACGCAGAGTCATAGAAAAGCCCGCCTCTAATTCCGACGCGGTGTCCAAACTGCTGACCTTCTTTGGGGTCGGGTCGATCAACGCATGGTGCGTGAAGCACGAACGAATGAGTGTCGCCTATCGGCACTCGCCGAGTTTTGCGAGCGATAAAACGGCGCTGGCAACGTGGCTGCGACTCGGAGAGCTGGAGGCTGAACAGCAGGAGGGTGGCGATTACAACGCGGCTCGATTCAAACAGGCGTTAAAGGAAATTCGAGGACTCACACGAGTCCCGATGGCGAGTGCCATAGAAAAGGCGTGGCAGCTCTGCAACGGCACCGGCGTCGTGCTTGCGCTCGTCAAACCTCTCCCGAAGACTGCTCTCAGCGGTGCAGCCTGGTGGCCCACCCCTCGCAAGGCAGTGATCGAGCTTAGCGCTCGCTATAAAACAGGCGATCATCTCTGGTTCAGCCTGTTTCACGAGGCTGCTCATCTCCTTCTGCATAGCAAGAAGGGCATTTTTATCGACTGGACGAATGGGAAGGAGGAACGTACCGACATCGAAGCACAAGCCGATGCCTGGGCGTCCGACTTTCTTGTGCCTCGCTCCCATTGGGAACAGTTCACTGCCGCGGGTGCGTATAGTGAGAGCGCTGTTCGTCAATTCGCCGAGGAACAGGGCATAGCCCCGGGCATCATTGTCGGGAGACTTCAACATGAAAGACGTCTACCCTGGCGGACGCCGCTGAACAGCTTAAAGGTCCGGCTGAAGTGGGGAACGACAGCATGA